Within Acaryochloris thomasi RCC1774, the genomic segment CTGAGCGGCTAAATTCAAGGCCCAAAAGGCGACCACTGCAGCAATGAGGTTAACGCTTGATTCAGCAACGTCAGAGAATAGGCCCACTGAACCCGTGAGTAAGTAGGCCCAAAACTTTAGCCCCATGGTCACGAGGGCAGCAGCGATGGAAAGCTTGATATAGTTGCGGGCAACCAGACTGCTCATAGAACTTGAGAATGTCGGCGTTAAGGACGATACCAGAGATTCGCAATCCGCTTGGCTGTTGTCAGCGCCTGCTGTCGATCGGGGTTGTCTAACAGAGCGGTGACGTGGCCCAACTTCCGGCCTGGATGGGCCTTAGCCTTACCATACCAGTGAACAAAAGTATTGGGGAAGGTCGCCATCATCTCTCGTTTTTGGCCGTAGTCATACTCAGCCACTTCATAGCCCAAGAGATTGATCATGATCGCCCCTGGTGCCGTTAAGCTAGTGTCTCCTAAAGGCAGCCCGCTAACGGCCCGCAAATGCTGCTCAAACTGTGACGTTGCGCAGGCATCAAGCGTGAGATGCCCGGAATTATGGGTACGGGGGGCGATCTCATTGACGAGAATCTGGCCGTCGGGGGTTAAGAAGAGTTCAATCCCGAAGATCCCTACCGCCTCTAGATCATTGAGGAGTGTGGTGGCTGCATTTTCGATCTGCTGTTGGGTCTCGGAAGCCAGGGCCACCGGAGCCATTGCCCAGTGACAGACCTGATGATGCTGATAGGTTTCGATCACCGGATAAAGAGCTACCTCGCCCGTGATCGAGCGAGCCGCAACAATCGCCAGCTCTCGCTCGAAGGGAATAAATGCTTCAGCCATGAAGGCTTCAGGACTGGGGGGCGTTGGAAAGTCATTCCAGAAAGCCTGAAGCTGCACGGCATCATGCAAAATAAACGTGCCCTGGCCGTCGTAACCGTGGCGACGCGACTTCACCACCAGCGGAAAGTCGAGGGTGCTGATATCAGTGCTGGGCCCAATCGTCGTAAAGGCCGGGACGGGGAGGCCCAATTTTTGCAGATAGGTGCGCTGTTCATATTTATCCAGCAAAGGCTGCAGCGCGGTTAGGGCAGGCCGAAAGCAAATGCCTTGGGTCGCAAGCTGGCTGAGGGCTTCTAGATCGACAAATTCGTTTTCAAAGGTGATCACCTGGCAGTGTTGGGCCAGCTCGGCTGTGGCCTTCGCGTCATCGACCGCGGCAAAAACGGGGTGACCGGAGGGATGGGAAAAGTTTGCGATCGCAGGGTCTGTCTTGTTCGGTGTCTGCACCGATAGCTCAATGCCGAGGTCCGCAGCGGCTTTTGCCATCATCCAGGCCAGTTGTCCACCGCCGATGACGCCAACCCGTTGAACCGTTGCTGGATCCGCAACCGATGAATACACCGCAGCCATAGCTTTAACTTGAGTCTCTACACTTACTCGTCAGAACGACCTGACTCTACTCTCTCAATATTGTCGACGCCAATCCAGCCGACCAAGGATTGCGTTTTATCATCTTTCTCTATGTCTAGTTCTACCTTCTGCCATTTTTTATCGCTTGAGATATCAACAACCCTGAGGGGCTGGCGATAGTCTAAAACAGTTATGGCCTTGGCATCGGTGCTGGGAGCAGGCCGCAAAAACAGGCCGTTTTGATAGGAGACTGTTGCCTCATAGGCGGCAATTTTGGGCGTGACGGCGGCCTTGTCGTCATTGGGAAAAGTGGGCTTTGGTGGCGCTTTTGAAAACTGACTAAAGTAGAAGTAGCCTGCGATTGTCAACCCCCCTGCAATGAATGCCAACCCTAAGAACACACCGAGAATCAGTTGGGCGAGTTTTGACCAGTTCATAGAGTTCGGACAGGAGCAGACATTGAGCAGGCGCTAGTCAGGCTGCTGGAGCTGACGCTGAATACGCAAACTCAGTGTACTATGCTTGGACGCCAGCCGCGCTTTCCCTGATGCAGCCCATTCTTGCAGGAACTGCACCTGCTCCTGAGCCGTGCGCGCCAGCGGGATAATTTGGCTGGCTGATTCGAGAATATCGTCGGTGGTGAAGTCCCGGTTTTGACTGAAGCCCAGATGCATGGCTTCGATTAAACACTGCTCAATTTCAGCCCCAGAAAAATCGGGGGTTTCGTAGGCCAGCCGCTCTAAATCGTAGATTGATAAGTTATGGGGGCGCAGCCGCGATAGATGCACTGAAAAAATATCTTGACGCTCTTCGGTGGTGGGCAAGCCTACAAAAAAGACTTCATCAAAGCGGCCCTTCCGCAGGATTTCGGGAGGGAGGGACTGAATGTTGTTGGCGGTTGCCACCACAAATACGGGGGACTGCTTCTCTGCAAGCCAGGTAATAAAGGTGCCGAAGACGCGGCTTGTGGTACCCGAATCCCCCCGACCTTCAAAACCGGCAAAGGCTTTGTCAATTTCGTCAATCCAAAGGATGCAGGGGGCTAGGGCTTCGGCAAGCTGAATCATTTGCCGGGTCCGAGATTCGGATTCCCCGACGAGGCCCGCAAACAGACGCCCCACGTCTAGCCGCAAAAGAGGCAAGTGCCAGTGGTGGGAGATGGCCTTTGCGGTCAACGATTTCCCTGTGCCTTGAATGCCTGCCAATAGGAGGCCCCGAGGGTGTGGTAGGCCGTACTGTCGGGCTCGTTCTGAGAAAGCGCCGCCGCGTCGCAGTAGCCAGTCTTTGAGGTTGTCGAGTCCCCCAATGTCAGAGATGTTCTCTTTGGCGGGGTAGAAGTCTAGGATCTGGGTTTGCCGAATGGTCTGGCGCTTTTCTTCGAGGATCAGGTCTACATCGTCGGCGCTGACTTGGCCGTGGGTTGCGATCGCACGTGATAAAACCCGCCGAATCCGCTCCATCGAAAGCCCTTGGCAGGATCTGACGAGATCATCTAACGCCTTACCTTCAAGACGGCTGTTCGTAGCCGTTAAAAGCTGCTCGACCTCTTTCCCGATTTCCGCCGCATTGGGCAACGGGAAGTCGAGGACATTGAGCGCTTCACTCAGATCGGTGGGAATGACTAGCTCACTGGAAAGCAGCACAATGTTTTTCGGCTGGGACTTCAGCTCTCGGGCGAGGTTACGCAGCTTGCGAGACACTGCAACATCATCGAGAAAGCGATGGAAGTCCCGCAGGATAAAAATGGCGGGGGCGCTAGTCGGGAGCTTATTGATCAGATCGAGGGCTTGTAAAGGATTGCGTCGGGCAAAACCGTCATCGGTGGGGTTGCCCTGGTAGCCATCGACAAAATCCCAGGTGTAAATAGCGCGATTGCCCTGTTTTTTGGCGGAGGTTGCGATCGCAACCTCCGCCCGCTCTTCTTCTTGGGTCGGAATATAAATCAGCGGATATCTGGCCCGCAACAGGAGTTCAAAATCTTCACTAAAGCCCATACTGATTTACCGACCGTGAGAGGGTGTCAGTATTCTACAATTTTCCCTACGACAGCGGATTGAGCATTTCGCCGCACAATGGCGGTCATTGCGGGCTTTAAGCGTCAAGTCCCGCGTTCTTGAGATTTATTACCGCTCTTATTTGACAACGGCCCGGAAGCGGATGAGGCCAAAGGAATCGTTAGGGGTACCTGGGCTGTTGGCATGGGGGATCGTCCCAAGATTGACGACCACTGCGCCATTATCTTCAGATTGATTGGGCACGTTACTGCAGACATCTGGCAGTACTGCTCCTGGCGGGAAGAACTGCGCGGTATCGCCATCATTATCGTTAGAGAAGGAGAATGTATCGCCGTCGTACTCCACAAGAATGCCGCGATTGGCACCCGCGCCGCCCCCGGGTGCTGGCGTGACTGCATTGAAGGTATCGGGGACAAAGGTTTGGGAATTGGGGATGCGATCGCAAAACTGCACATCCTCTGCATCTTGGCTTCCATCCGAAAGAAAATAGATTGTATATTCAACCTCATCGCCGGGCTGGGTTTCACCCCCATTCGTCTGCCCTCTCAAAAAGCCGCTAGTGTTGCTGTTAGGGGTATTGGGCCAGTTCTCTGTATCAATCGGGTTCGGCGCTGGATTGTCTAAATCATTGTCATCATAGGGATAGTCAGGGGCATTGACGTATACATCAAGGTCAGTGCTGCCATTGGTCGTTTGACCATTAACGCGGGTGATTCGCTTCACCAGCAGCAGATTGGGATCATTCGCGGCCGCTGCTGTAATAGTGACTCCATAATCTTCCACCTCGCCATCAAGGGCAGAACCCACCGATGCATCATCGCGATTGGTCGTGTCGGCACTTGAATCAAGATCTTCTGTCGTCACTCTGACGCGAACATAACTTGCACCTGCGGTGATATCAGGACCAGAGCTACCGATATTGCTCCAGCTTAAATTCACTGGGGCATTCGTACTGTTGGCCGCAACGGTCGCGTCAGCCGCTCGTTCGTCCTCGTCAAATTCGCCATCCCGATCAAAGTCGATCCAGGCGTAGACGTTCGCAGGCACGTTGTTGGTGTTGTTGACAGTCGTTGTCAAGCTATAGCTGGTGTCTGTCTGCTCAAGGACAGGGAAAGTGGTAATGCCATCTTCATCGTCCACTGCCGGAGTATTGACTGCGTCATCACCGTTGGCTGCAGCTGAACTCTGGGGAGCGGCTTCAGCATCAGGTCGGGTCGCGCCCAAGTGCAGAGTGCTAGAAATGGTGTGCTGGGCGGGAGTATCACTGCTGTTTAGGGTGCCATCCCCTGTTGTGTCGTCATAAGTGAGCGGGGCATCGCCATAGTCAGGATCGGCACAATACTCAATTGAAAGAAAGCCCAGGGTAACGTTCCCACCGTTGTTATCTTCTTTGCCCGTGACCACCCTAATCTCATCGATGGGGCCAGGGATGGATAGGTTGTAGGTATTGGTGATTACGCCCGGATCGTTGTCCTGATTTTGGCTCACGACCGTATCACTTTGGCCATCCCCATCCTCATCTCTGAACGACATGCCGGTACTTAAATTACTGAAGTTTGCCGCCGTGATCTGCACCGGAACGCCTCGAAGCGTGGCGATGATATAGGTGCCATCGTCATTGTTCAAGCCACCTGCCACCATCGCAAAGTCAGTGACGGGGGTGGGGAAGGAAAAAACGTACGTCGCCTGATTATTGGTGTTGAGAAAGCTATTGGAATTGTTGCTCTGGACAAACAGGTGAGGGCCAAAGCCAGGAGCCGGATCGTTTTGGACCTGGATGCCGGCGTTAAAGGCCGCACTGCCACTCAGCTCGGTATTGAAGCTGAGGCTGCCGTTGTTAAATGTGAGCGGCGTTGGGAGCGGTATTGTGGAGCCTTGCAGGGCTTGGTTGAGCGGGAAGTTGGCGCTATTGAAGGTTGTGTTTGCCTGTGCAATACAAGCCGGACCCACGGGGGTAGAGGCCGCTGCGATCGCAACTGCATAGTCTTCCACCTCACCATCGCTGGCGGCCCCCACTGAGGCATCATCTTGATTCGTCGTCTCGTTCGTATTCACATCAAGGTCATCTTGGGTGACCCGGACGCGCACATAGCTGGCTCCGTCCTGGATATCGAGACCGTTGCTGCCAATACTGCTCCATTTCAGCTTCACTGTGCCGTTCGTATTGCTGGGCACCTGACCACTGCCGTCGAGAGCAATTGTGTCACTGTCAACCGTCGCCCGTTCATCTTCATCGAACTGGCCATCGCGATCAAAGTCGATCCAGGCAAAGACATTGGCCGGATTGCTGCTGCCGTTGTTGATGGTAGCCGTCAGGCTATAGGCCGTCGTTGTCTCATCGAGAGCTGGGAATGAGGTCACTCCATCTTCATCATCTGTGCCGTTATTATCATCGCCATCGGCCCCAGGCCCCGGCTGAGTATCGGCTTCACCGTCAGGCGCAACGCTGCCGAGATAGAGGGCTGTGACTTCGTGGCTGGCATCGCCATAGGTGTCAGGGGCGTCGCCAAAATCGATGGTTTCGTTCACCGTGGCCTGTTGGCTGGCACTTGCTTCTTGACGATGGTTTGTGGCATCGCCGTTGATGGGGTCGCCATTGGCATCGCCGTTGTCGGTACCAGAATTATCCTGTGTGTAAAGATCGCGATTGTTGCCGCCATCAACGAAGGGCTGGTTCTGCTGATCGGTGGGGGTGGTATCTCCTAACACAATGGTGACCTGATCGCCCATACTGGCGCTCGTGCTGACTTTGATCGGCACTCGCACCGTCAGAACACCACTTGCAGGGAGTGACCCACCGGTTAACCCAGGAATCGTCAGTGCTCCGGTGGTGGCTCCTGCTGTAGGGATGGTGACGGGGGAGCTGCTCAAATCTGTGGCTGCAGTGGAGCCAGCGCCATCGGGGTCAAAGCCAATAATTTCGATGTTTCCCTGCAGTGCCCCGTTGGTGACGGCAGAGGGGGCGCCCGGAATAAAGAATTGGGTAGGGTCATTGCCGATATTGGTGATGGTGTAGGTAAAGTACACGACATCACCGGGATTGATGACTCCATTCCCCTGCTGAGAACCCGCGCCTGATACATTGCTGGGGGCTTCAGTGGGTGTGGTGCTGCTAGAGACGGTGATGCCCGCAACCTCAGCGACTCGGACCACAACCTCATTGGATTCGATATTGGTGGTGGAACTGTCAACGGGATTTACGAAACTGCCGGTGGCTTGGTTCCTAATCACGGTGCCAGGAGCAGGGGGTGCGGCCAACACGGAGAGCGCGGGTAGCCAGTTGCCGCCGGTAAAGAGGACTGCCAACAGAAGTTTGAGGGGCAACGTCAATCGTTGGGTCTGTTTTCTTTTAGGGTGGGTGTGACGCTCAAACATAGTGGGTTCTCAAGGCGGGTAGGGAGCTAATAGAGAGGGGGCAGAGAAGGTGGCTATTGATTAATGGTGGTGGTGTAGCGAAAGAATCCGTAGGCATTATTCGGCTGTCCTTGCCCCGTAGAGCCAGGAAAAAGCGTTAGGTTCGGCAGGCCGGTATTGGCGGCCCCAGTGATGTCAAAGATGAGGGTGCCGTTGGCGTTGGCTCCCTGGAGGTTACAGGTGGCGGGGAGGGTAGTACCTCCCGCAACGAATTGGGTGCGATCCGCTGCATCATTGGCGGCGCTTAGATCAAGAGTGGCGCTGGTGCCCAGACGAACCTGTACGTCTGGGTCTGGGCCACCGTAGGCGGCTAGCTTGAGCGCTTCTTCGGGTTGGATGCGATCGCAAAATCGTACGCCCTCTGCCGCGGAACTACCGGTATTCAAAAAGTAGACGGTGTATTCAACATCATCTCCAGGCTGGACCGTACCGGCATCAATCTGGCCGACCAGATAATTCGCAGGCCAAAAGGGGTGGTTATCCGCGTCGGTGGATGTTCCCCCATCTTCCACATCGGTGAGCTGGGTGTTATTGATGGCCGTGATCCGCTTCACCAAAAGAACGTTAGGGTCGCTTACCTGATAGTCTTCGACTTCGCCATTACTGCCGCCACCGTTGAAGTCGCTTGTGGTTAACGGCGCGTCGTTGATGCGCAGGCGAGCATAATAGGTATCGCCTGCGGCCAATCCGCTTAAGTTTGTCCAGGTGAGTGTTGCTGTCGTGTCGTTATCTGCAACTGTGGCAACGACGCCTTCACTCGCTTGAAACGTTCCATCCTGATTAAAATCGATCCAACCGGCTAAATAGGCATCTTCGCCCGTTGTATTGGTCACCCTGACCGTTGCGCTATAGCTCGTTGAATTGCCAATAAAATTAACCCCCTCTTCGTCATCAGGGGCTGTGCCATTGTTATCATCGCCATCGGCATTACTGGTAGGCTGACCATCTGCCTCTAGATCAGGAGCAACCGTCCCTAGGTGGAGGTTTGCGCTAATGAGGTGACTGGCAGGAATACCCCCAACGGTAATATCTGTATCAGTGCCATAGGTATCAGGGGCATCACCAAAATCGTTATCGTCGGTGTCAGCAATGATCGTCTGCGTTTCTTGATCTTGAATGTTGCCAAAGACCCAAGTGTCGATGAAGTTGGTGTTGCCAATTCCGCCACTGCTGAAATTGCCCCAAGTATGGCGGCCTGCAGGCGTATTAGACAAAGCACCGACCAGATTGCGAGTACCAGCGATTGGACTGTCGTCCCAATGATTCAACACAGGTGTTCGGGGGTTAGAACCATTGGCGTCCCAAATGGCTAGGCCGTTATTGGTCCCTCCTCCACTTGTCTCTGCATCAAAAGCAACGAAGTGATACTCTCCCAGGCCAATACTCACTTGTGCGGGGTAGGTTCCTGATGGCAAGACAGCAGCATTGATGCCCCGCCCATCCCACTCGACAGCGTTAGCTCCTGCAGTGGCACTCCCAAATAAAACGCGATCGCCGTTATCAAAGCTTCTATTATCGTTGGTGTCAATGATGATTCTGTAAGTACCCGCAACGTCTAGATCAAATTGGAAGAAACCTGAATCTTGAACGTTGGTTGTTGAATTGGGAGAAATTGAATTATCTTGGCTGTTATTATCAAAAAATCGCAGATTAGTCAGATTCGGTGATGCTGGCTCTGGTAAGACCGGCAGTACGGCTGAACTTGAATTTGGTGGAGCCAAGTAGATCGGGAATTCTCTTGCAAAAGATGCACCGGAACTGCCTAATGCACTGGTACGGGAATTGGGTGGGTTAAGGCCAATGCTATTGGCCACGATCTCATGGCGCTGGGGGGCAAAGTTATTGAGATCGAGCTGCCAAATAAACTCTGTGTTAGGCCGTCCCCCCGGGGTTCTGATATAAAGGTCAGCGTCGTAACCCCCTGGTGCGAAGAAGGTGTTGCCTGCATTGAATGCCCAACTTGTGGCCCAAATTTGTCCATTATCTGCATTGGGATCGGGATTAACGGAGGCAGAGGAGGTAACGGTTATATCAAAGTAGGTAAAAACGTTGTTGCTACCACCACCGTTCCCTTGGCTAGTGTTAAACAAATTAATTTCATAGGTGCCTGCTTCCGACGCAATGAAACGAACGGGGGTCGTCAAATTGCCTACTGCACTATCAGGATTATCTTGGTTGTTGCAAAGCGTGGCTTGGGACGCAGTTTGTGCATTGCTCCCAGCTAAACGCCAAGCAGTGACAGCACTATCGAAGAAACCAGGTGACCCGGCTGCCACTTGGTTGTTGTAGTCAAGCGGTGCACCCGAAGGGCGAAACACTCGGATAGCAGTAGTGTCTGTTAAAGACCAACCGCAGAGAGAAACGTTGATAACGTCACCAGGGTTTTCTACATTGACTTGAATCCCTCTGTTGGTACCTTGAATAAAGCCGTTAGCAGCATTGTATTCAAACAGGAAAACGTTGAGTCCTTGGTCACCTCTGCCGAGCTGTTGAGAACCTTCACCCCAGGCAGGAATAGCTGAAGCTAATAAGATAATGGCTCCAAGACCAAGACTTGAAAGTGTAGAAGCAAGTCGCCCTCTGCTATTGGTCTGGGGCCGATCGTGAACAAGATTATAGCGATTATGATCTAACCCGACAATACTTTTACTATTCTGAAGGGTCTGCTTAAATAATGACTTCATTATGACCTGATAATTCAAGAATTGAGGGTTAGTTCCAAAGAGACAGTAATGCTGGCATTAGAGAATTATGTAGGTAATAAATTACCTATATATAGGAGGCTAAAATGCTATTTCAAAAGGGTCTTTGATGTTCTCGACTGTGGCTCAATGCCAAATGTTAGCCACTATGAACGTGCCCATTCTTGCTAGAGAATGGGTTTATCCCGTAGTGCTTAATCTGCAGCTTTATGCCAGCTACCGCCTTAATGCAAGGCAGCTTATTGCAGTTTGTCTGCTGCGAGTACGAGACTCTGCAGCCAAATCTGCACCCCCTGTATCTCTAGGACACCCAAATTGGGTCTCGAATTGATCGTAGGCAGCACTGATTATGACCGTCATCATGCTGATAACTATATTGAGTATCGCTATTTTGTGAGGAGTCGCAATCGTGAAAACTACCGATCTTTATCGGCGTTTCACCTATACGGCAAATGCTTGCCATACTCTACTGATTTCAACCTCCTTAAAACTACGGATCTTTTTGCCTTAACTGGCAAATTTAACCCGTGGGTCTACGGAGAGAAGCATGGTCTTGAGGGAAACTAGCAGGGGTAGTTGTAGTTCCCTCGTGACCTGTTCGTTTGCAATGGCCTGGGGCCTTACGGCCAAGATTTTGCGTTCTAGAGTCGTAGCGAACCAGCAGCATAGAAGTGGGAGATTTAATGCTTTGGTGTTGGAAGAGCGCTTTGAATCTTGTCCATAAATCTATACTGCTAGGGGAAGGGTTGCGATCGCATCCATGATCTCGTCTATTTTGTATAACTTGTCCAGCCACCGTAGAACTTTTTGATACAAGCTACCGCACCTTCGTCTAAGAGCGGATCATTCCCGAGAATATGGCAGAGCTACCCAGATTCTATTGTTTTCTCCATTGGTGAGAGGTTTAAACGTGGCATCCAACCAGCGTCACCATTATTTTGAGCATCAATGTTGTCACTGGTAATACTGGCAAGAAGGCGATCCGCGACTCTAATGGTGGTAGTCCTAACCTGATTCGATTCCACTACCGTGACGGTCGCCCCAGAAACCGCGTCTCCCTCCCCTGAAAGCTGCAAAAAGCTGCATTCATATCTGGACTCTCGACAACTGATAGCGTCTGGGCCACGGCAGGGAGCGCCCACGGACTCAGTTCACTGCTTAGAAGTAGAACTATACTCAACTGATGGGAACTAATATTTGGTAAAGGAAAGCTCTCTTGAGATGGAATGAGTCAAGCGACAATCCGTACTGCGTGTACTGGGTCGTCTTCAAATGCTGCCCCTATTTAACCTTGGCTCGAAAGCGGACCAAGCCGTAGGACGTCGCAGGATCACCTGAACTATTGGCCTTGGGCAAATTTCCCAGATTCACTACAATGGCCCCGTTATCTTCGGTTTGGGCTGCTGCACCATCGCAGGCAGAAGGCAGTGTTTCACCGGATGGATAAAACCGTGCGGTATCACCGTCATCATCATTTGAGTAGGATAGCGTGCTGCCGTTATACTCCACTAAAATGCCACGATTGGCACCGACCCCACCGCCAGTTGCAGCAGGCACAGAATTATAGGCATCTGAGACAAACGTCTGGAAATCTGGAACCTTGTCGCAGAGTTCAACATCTGATGCATCCACATCGCCAGTTGACAGGAAGTAGATGGTGTATTCCACTTCATCATCAGGGCGGGTTGTTCCCCCTTCACGGCCCCCGATCAGAAAAGTACTGCTAGTACTACCGGTGGTATTGGGCCAGTTTTCGGTATCAGGAGTGGGGAACTGCGCGTTTCCAGTCAGGCTGGGTTCCAGTGTGTTGTCATCGTAGGGATAATCTGCGTCTTCAACATAGGCCGCGAGATCGGTGCTGCCATTGGTTGCGGTGCCGTTGACTCGAGTGATGCGTTTGACCAGTAGCAAATTCGGATCTTGAGGCTCACTGACGATAACATCAGTGGGGTCGCTCTGAGCCGCTGTACCAGGATCATCACTCATACCGGAAAAGGGTATACCTGAGAACTCACCCCTGTAGTCAATATCAGCCTGATTAGAAATGGTGGTCGGGAAGCTAGAAATTCCTGAATCAACCCTAACTCTGAATTTCACCACAACCGTATCGTCCACAGCTCCAGGAACATTAGGATCATCAAAGGGGACAACGCCACCATTGAGAATACCAGCCCCAACTCCGGTTCTGAAGACAACACGGTTATTCGCGCTATCAAACTCAGCCCGATCATCATTAGGGGCATCTGAGGGGGCATCTGGAGTCGTAAACGTTGGGTCAGGATCTGTAATTATTTGTAGAGAGTCAGGCTCGTAAGTTGTGTTGGTAGGAATATCATCGGTCAGAATGGCATCAGTTGCATTATCGTTACCTGTATTTTGGTAAGTAATCGTATATTCCAGAACATCACCGGGAAAAACATCACCACCATTAATATCTGTAACCGTCTTAGTAAAGTTTTGGTCTAGTACAGGTTGAAAGACCTGAACGCTAAAGAAGAATGCAGTGGGATAGTAAACATCTCCCGTCGTCGTAAATTTTAGGTCAGCTGACGTTGCACCATTTGGAATAATAGGGTCACCACTGGTATCCAGTGCTTCAACAATATCTATATCCAGTGCCAAGAGATTAGAATAATCAGGATTTCGACTGATTGGGCCTAGTACTGGACCACCTGGAGTGGTAATAACGGAGGTATTTGTCTTGATCCCTATACCATATAGTGAGTTAGAGCTATTAAAAAAGTTGTTCGACGGATTATTGGCATCGGAGACAACCTGGTTATTGATCTGAAATTCATCTGGCTGGAAACGGACGTCACCTTCACTAATAAATGCTCCCATCGCGGCTTCAAAAGGACCAGCCTGTGGCGTTAAAAAGCCACTGATAGTGGCAGTTCGGTCAGTACCGCTAACAGGTAGGTACCCGTCAAAGATGGTCATGTTACGAAGAACTTCTGTAT encodes:
- a CDS encoding DUF11 domain-containing protein produces the protein MKFASPFLRQTSQFIKQRLKPTKHRKTLGYLAGVALTSFAAFGTVMAPAQAQTRNYTPRLKVQARGRTTIFGNAVTTCSTAPGAFNSANCAAARNATVTPATANNDFFIDYIDIDGDASTFNSSSSTYTFPSANSGFNIVWAGLYWTGDTSAGGQGGSTAPSAASRSQMSFKVPGGIYQTVLAEQLDTSGTAASTRYSAFADVTTLVRQGGSGEYFGANIQTGKGTDRYGGWTLIVVYEDDTEVLRNMTIFDGYLPVSGTDRTATISGFLTPQAGPFEAAMGAFISEGDVRFQPDEFQINNQVVSDANNPSNNFFNSSNSLYGIGIKTNTSVITTPGGPVLGPISRNPDYSNLLALDIDIVEALDTSGDPIIPNGATSADLKFTTTGDVYYPTAFFFSVQVFQPVLDQNFTKTVTDINGGDVFPGDVLEYTITYQNTGNDNATDAILTDDIPTNTTYEPDSLQIITDPDPTFTTPDAPSDAPNDDRAEFDSANNRVVFRTGVGAGILNGGVVPFDDPNVPGAVDDTVVVKFRVRVDSGISSFPTTISNQADIDYRGEFSGIPFSGMSDDPGTAAQSDPTDVIVSEPQDPNLLLVKRITRVNGTATNGSTDLAAYVEDADYPYDDNTLEPSLTGNAQFPTPDTENWPNTTGSTSSTFLIGGREGGTTRPDDEVEYTIYFLSTGDVDASDVELCDKVPDFQTFVSDAYNSVPAATGGGVGANRGILVEYNGSTLSYSNDDDGDTARFYPSGETLPSACDGAAAQTEDNGAIVVNLGNLPKANSSGDPATSYGLVRFRAKVK